The stretch of DNA GACGCTTACCGGTCTGACCCGTCGTCATTTCATGGCTGCGAGCCTGGCCGCCCCCACGGCGCTTTCGGCTTGCACACCGCTCGATCGCTTCGCCGAGATCGACCGTCTGGCCCGGCATGCCGTGACGGATGGCGCAGCGCCTGGCGTTGTCGTCGCAATCGGCCATGACGGCGCCATCGTTCATCGCACCGTGTGCGGCAACCGCGCTCTGCTGCCCGTGCGCGAAAGCATGACGTGGGAGACACGCTTCGATATGGCCTCCCTCACCAAGCCGACCATCACGGCTCTGGCCATCATGCAACTCGTCGAGCAAGGCGCACTCGTTCTGGACGAAAGAGTAGCGCACTACCTGCCCGCCTTCGCCGCCAATGGTAAGGACGCCATCACTCTACGCTTACTTCTGACGCATTATTCCGGCCTCCCGCCCGATCTTCCGCTAGACGATCCCTGGACCGGCAAGGCCGAAGCCATCCGTCGCGCCATGGTTTCCCCGCTCATCAATCCGCCCGGGGCGAAATTCGTCTATAGCGATATCAATTTCGTCGTGCTCGGCCTTCTGGTTGAGCGCATGAGCAATCTTTCGCTCGATCTTTATGCGCGCAAAGCCATTCTCACACCCATGGGCCTCAACGAATCTACATTTCTACCCACGGAAACCGAAAATATTGCTCCTACGCAATTCGACGAACAAGGTCGCATGCTCCGTGGCGTCGTGCACGATCCCACCGCGCGTCGCATGGGTGGCCTCGCCGGTCACGCTGGGCTGTTTTCGGATGCCCATGACATGAGCCTCTATGCGCAATCCCTGCTTGACCGCCGCGCCGGACGCCCGAGCAATTTCCCGCTTCGGCAGGACACGCTCATCACGATGACCACACCTCAACAACCCCCAGGCAAAACCGACCTCCGCGGACTAGGCTGGGACATCGCCACGCACTACTCCTCCCCACGTGGCGATCTCTTTCCGAAAGGCTCGTTCGGCCATACGGGCTTCACCGGCACATCGCTCTGGCTCGATCCGGCGAGCGATAGTTACGTTCTTATCCTCACCAACCGCGTGCATCCCGCTGGCGGCCATAGCGTCGTCAAACTCCGGCACGATATCGCCACCGCCGCCGCCCGCGCGCTTGGCATCACCACTCATGCGTAAGCGCTGAATATCCATAGAGGTCGGATAGTTCGATAAAATTCAAAATAGCGTCATCAGTCATCGTTTGCGATGGCTGCCGAGCACTGCGCTGCACTATGGTTTCTCGTTTCCACCTCTGCGAGATTTTTCCATGACGAACCCGTCCATGACCGCAACGGCTACGCCGCCTTATAACCGCATAACCCAAACGATCTGATCTCGGCGATCATGGATCTCGCTCCATCCTACCTTGCCCGGCTGACGATTGGCCTGTTTCTTTCCTACCTTGCCGTGGCCATGCCTTTGGCCGTCATTCCGATTTTCGTCACGCAGTGGCCGCAATTCGGGAATGGCTGGGCGGGCCTTGCTGTGGGCATCGCGTTTATTTCAACCATTCTTACCCGCAATTATGCCGGTACGCTTTCGGATTCACGTGGTGGCCGTCTTTGTATGCGGCGCGGTTTGACCATCTATATCGTAGCCAGCGCCCTTTGCGCCCTCCCCGGCATCGCGGGCCTGCCTCATATCGCGCGATATGTCATCCTCATCGCAGGTCGCCTCTTACTTGGTTTCGGGGAAAGCCTGACCATCGTCGGCATGCTTGGTTGGGGTATCGGCCTCATGGGCCAAGCCCGCGCCGGACGCGTTTTAGCCTGGACGGGCGCCGCCATGTATGGCGCGTTCGCCGCAGGTGGCCCGATCGGGCTCGTCCTCTATAATCGTGCGGGATTTCTCGTGTTGATGCTGGTCGCCGCCTTATTGCCGTTGGTCGGTCTTGGCTTTGTGCAAAGCGTTCCGACCGCCCCGCTTCATAATGGCCAGCGCAAAGCCTTCTGGTCCGTATTGGAAACTATCCGCTGGCAAGGCATCGCCGTTGCCTTACAGGGTGTCGGCTTTGCCGCGTTGGGGGCGTTTCTTTCCCTGCGCTTCATGCATTCCGGCTGGCCCTATGCCGGTCTGGGCCTGAGTTGTTTCGGATTGGCTTTCGTGGCCGGTCGTTTTGCCTGCGGTCATCTTCCCGATAAAATCGGCGGGTTACGTGTGGCTCTGATCTCCCTCGCCATCGAAGCTGCCGGGCAATATCTTATCTGGCTTGCCCCATCGCCGCTCCTCGCTCTTGCTGGCGCCGTGCTGACAGGCGCGGGCTGCTCGATGGTTTTTCCCTCCCTTGGCGTGGAAGTCGTCAAAATCGTCGCGCCTCACATGCGCGGAACGGCGCTCGGCGGTTTTTCAGCGTTTCAGGATCTCGCCTATGCACTCACAGGCCCGCTTGCCGGACTGATCGCCGATCGCCATGGATATGCTACGATTTTTCTGTTTGGCGGACTTTGCGCCACAGCCGCATTCTGTGTCGTTCTGAAGTTGCTCAACGAAAGCCTTAAATCGGCAAGGCAAATCGAAACGTGACAGTCCCACTACGTTTTAAGAATATCCTGATCCATCAAGCATAAATAAAAAAGGCCGACGGAATATACCGCCGGCCTTTTCTTGGTGACTACGACAAGTCGCGATGGATTACGCGCTCTGGCGCATTTCCTCACGCGCTTCTTCCAGCAGATACGGGCCAGCCGCCGCGATCTTGATCGTCAGCATGCCCACGCTGCCCGGCACGCGCTTGCCGAGGGAAAGCGTTGCGCAACCATTGGTCCAACGCAGGTTCGGGTGCTCGATTTCGTGCCAGCCGAAAGCGTGGTCCGACGTCAGATGAGACTGCACGTTGCGGGTTTCATCCATGTCCCACACCGTGACTTCGCCCACCAGCACACCCAGTGTGCGACGATCGTCACAGAACGGTCCAACGGCATCGGAAGGCTTGCTAGCGCGGGACAGAACCTGCACCGCCTCGACGCCTTCCGGCAGTTCGAACACCGCAATGCCGTTGCAATCACGCAGCTTGCGCAGCGCTGTGCCCGCCATTGTCGTCACGCTCAATGCCGCATCGGTCGTCGTGACCGGCACTTCAGCCGTGGTCAGGCCCAACTCCTGCGCACGCGCTGCGAGACGCGCATGCAGAGGCTCGACGATATCACGCGCCACCGTCAACGGTGCCGCCGCATCCTGCGCCCAATCCTGACCGCGAGAGAAAAGCGGCGTGACCGAAGCCGAGAAGCTGCGGCGGTTGCCGGTATCGAGGTAGCTTTCCGTCGGCAGGTTTTCCGCCAGGATAACGCTATGTTGCTCGGTCTCGACGTGGTGATAGCGATAGCTCACGACCGAACGGTCGTAGAAGATCGACATGCCGTTCACGAGCATACGAGCCGGAACGAAACGGCCATCGATATAGAGGCTATGCTCGGGTGTGATCAGCAGATCACGCGACGGCAGGTTCTCACCGATCGCACCAGCGACAACGCGCACCGGTAACCCGGCTTCCGCATCCGCCTGGCTCAAATCCGCCACTACGTCCTGATGGCCGACCCATGTAACGGCACGATATTCGGCGTCCCCATCCACAACGGCCACCATGTCGCCGATCTGCAGTTCTTCAACCGCCACATCGCCGCGATCCGTGCGGATCATGGTACCCGACAGGA from Kozakia baliensis encodes:
- a CDS encoding serine hydrolase domain-containing protein is translated as MTLTGLTRRHFMAASLAAPTALSACTPLDRFAEIDRLARHAVTDGAAPGVVVAIGHDGAIVHRTVCGNRALLPVRESMTWETRFDMASLTKPTITALAIMQLVEQGALVLDERVAHYLPAFAANGKDAITLRLLLTHYSGLPPDLPLDDPWTGKAEAIRRAMVSPLINPPGAKFVYSDINFVVLGLLVERMSNLSLDLYARKAILTPMGLNESTFLPTETENIAPTQFDEQGRMLRGVVHDPTARRMGGLAGHAGLFSDAHDMSLYAQSLLDRRAGRPSNFPLRQDTLITMTTPQQPPGKTDLRGLGWDIATHYSSPRGDLFPKGSFGHTGFTGTSLWLDPASDSYVLILTNRVHPAGGHSVVKLRHDIATAAARALGITTHA
- a CDS encoding arabinose transporter: MDLAPSYLARLTIGLFLSYLAVAMPLAVIPIFVTQWPQFGNGWAGLAVGIAFISTILTRNYAGTLSDSRGGRLCMRRGLTIYIVASALCALPGIAGLPHIARYVILIAGRLLLGFGESLTIVGMLGWGIGLMGQARAGRVLAWTGAAMYGAFAAGGPIGLVLYNRAGFLVLMLVAALLPLVGLGFVQSVPTAPLHNGQRKAFWSVLETIRWQGIAVALQGVGFAALGAFLSLRFMHSGWPYAGLGLSCFGLAFVAGRFACGHLPDKIGGLRVALISLAIEAAGQYLIWLAPSPLLALAGAVLTGAGCSMVFPSLGVEVVKIVAPHMRGTALGGFSAFQDLAYALTGPLAGLIADRHGYATIFLFGGLCATAAFCVVLKLLNESLKSARQIET